GCACATTTGGTCTTTATCGCTGGAAGAGCAGTTTTACTTTGTTTTTCCGGTGTTGCTGATTGCCTTTTTCCGATTCAGCAAAGGGCGCAACATCCGCCAATTCATCCTTTTGCTGATTGTATTGAGCCTGTTGTCCGTCTTTTTGCCCACCTTCGGCATGGACCCTTATTTCCTGCCTTATGTGCGCGCATACGAGCTGCTGATCGGCGCGCTTTTTGCCTTTATTTCGCCCTCCCAAAACAACGACCGTTTCAGCACGCCTGTGGTCGGCTGGGCGATGATGGCGGTGATTGCCGCCATGCTGCTGCTTCCTTACGGCGTGTTGCCAGGCGAAGGCAATATCGAACGGCTGCTGTGCTGTACGGCGGTTGGCGGCTTGATTTACTCGGGCAAAACCCTGCAAACGCAAAGCGGCTTCAATACCGCCAAACTGTTGAGCCTCAAGCCCATTGTGTTTATCGGTTTGATTTCCTATTCGCTGTATCTGTGGCATTGGGTGGTCTTGGCCGTCATGCGCTATGTTTACATGGACAACGCTTTGCCGATGTCCGCGATTGTATTAGCCGTGGTGCTGATGTCGGGCTTGTCCGTTTTGTCCTATTACTTCGTCGAAACACCGGCGCGACGGATAAAGAATTTCACCACCCAAAAATTCATCGGGGTAATCGCCGCCTATTTCGCCCTGCTGATTCCTGCCGCCGGCTACCTGCTGACTGCCAAACCGGCCGCATACGAGGCAAACCTATATACGGTTGACGAAAGTAAAATCTGCGCGGATACCTTGACCAAAACCGACTGCGCCGTCGGTGCGGAAAACCAAAGCAGCAAAGTCCTGCTGATGGGCGATTCCCACGCCGCCCACCTGACGCCATTTATCGATATGGTGGGCAAACAGGAAGGCTTTGCCGCCGACGTCATCTCGTCCAACAGCTGCGGCGTTGCCTTCGGCTTTGTGTTGCCGCACAGCGACCGTCGTGCCGACCGTTGCAACCCTTACAACCGCTTTATCGCACAAAAGGTCGAAAACTATCCGGTGATCTTTATCTCGCAACGTTGGTTCCTGCATACCGACAAGCCCGGTTTTACGGATTATTTCGGCAAAATGCTCGACACCCTGATTCAACAGGGCAAGCAGGTTTACGTCTTTGCCGACACGCCGATGAACGCGCAACTGCCCCTGCGCCATTACTACCTGAAACAGCGCCTCGGCCTCGACATGCAATACGTTTCCGAGCATAAAAAAGCCGAAATCGCCCGCTCCGCCGAAGCCGACAAGACCATAGAAAACATCGTCAAACAGCGGCCTGCCGTGCATTGGGTCAACATCATGGGTCCGATTCCGGCAGACAAAACCATAGACGGCCTGCCGATATATTTTGACACCAACCACCTCAACACCCACGGCGCGACAAAACTGGCGGAAAAATTTATACAGGACAAACAAATACTCCTAAAATAACACCGCAGTTTCAGTCCGAAACCTTTGCCGCAATACTGAATGCAAATGCCGCAACAGTATGCCGCAAAGGTTTCAGGCCGTCTGAAACCTTCAGACGGCCTAAACAAACCCATAAAGGACAACCCTCATGACACAAGAACGCCTCCCTTCATTCTTCGATGATGCCCCGACCATTACCGTCCAAGACGCATTGGCCGACTTCCTCGGCGCAGCCGAAAACGGCATCCTCACTTACCGCTACGCCGATGCCGTGCGCCTGTGCGGCCACTCCTGCCCGACCGTCGCCGGTGCCTACCTGATGGTGGTCAAAGGCCTGAAAGCCCTTTACGGCGCAGAGCTGCCGCAACGCGGCGACATCGAAGCCTTTATGCAGGGCGAGCGTGACGAAGGCACGACCGGCGTTACCGCTTCCGTCGTCCAACTCCTTACCGGCGCGGCACCCGAAACCGGCTTTGGCGGCGTAGGCCCAGCCGGACGCTTTGCCCGCCGCCACCTCTTGTCCTTTGGTGCAGGCGAAATCGACGGCACACTCGCACTCCGCCGCCGCGATACCGGCAAAGCCGTTGCCGTCAACCTCAATGCCGCGCTCCAACCCTTTGCGCCGCAAATGCGCGACATCATGCCCAAAGCCGTCAGCGGCAGCGCAAGTGCCGACGAACTCAAACAATTCGGCGAGCTTTGGCAAGAACGCGTCCGCGCCTTCCTGATTGATCAAGCCGACAATCCCGAATTTGTCACCGTCAGCGAAATCTAAAAACACCATACAGGAATAAAATTCAGACGGCCTCATGCTGAAAGGCTGTCTGAAACCCCAATTTCCATTTTCGGACCCGCCTATGATTACCATCCGCAACGTCAGCCACACCATCGGCAGCAACCCCATCCTCAACGACGTCAGCCTCGACATTCCCGAAGGCGGCATTACCGCACTGATCGGCCCGAACGGCGCAGGCAAATCCACCCTCCTCTCTTTTATGGCACGCCTGCAGCCCTTGGTACACGGCGACATCAGCTACGCAGGCAAAGACATCAAGACCACCCCTACCGCCGAACTTGCCCGCACGCTCTCCATCCTCACCCAAGAAAACAGCATCATGAGCCGCATTACCGTGCGCGACCTGCTCATGTTCGGCCGCTATCCCTACCATCAAGGCAGGCCGTCTGAAAACGACAAAACCATCGTCGAAGAAGCGCTTGCCGAGTTCCACCTGCAAGACTTCGCCGACCGCTACCTGACCGAGCTTTCCGGCGGCCAACGCCAACGCGCCATGATTGCCATGGTGTTCTGTCAGCGCACCGACTACGTTTTACTCGACGAACCGCTGAACAACCTCGACATGTATCATGCCCGCTCCCTCATGCAAATCCTGCGCCGGCTGACCGACGAACACAAACGCACCACCGTCGTCGTCCTGCACGATATCAACCAGGCAGCAGCCTACGCCGATTACGTCGTCGCCATGAAAAACGGCCAAGTCGCCATGCAGGGCAAGCCCAACGATATTTTCACCGCCGAAAACATCAAAACCCTATTCGATATGGACGTCAACGTCCTCGATTACGAAGGCAAAAAACTGGTTATCCACCATATCTAAATCCGACAAAAAGGCCGTCTGAAACCCGATTGTTCAGGTTTCAGACGGCCTTTGCCTATTCAAAACGTTTATTTTTTATCGTACAAACCGCGCACCACGCGACCGATCGCGGCAATGCCTTTTTCCAGCGTTTCCGCATCCTGCGCAATGCTCATGCGAATGCACTCGCTCGCGTGCGGATAGTCTTGCCTATCAATACCGACAAAGAAATGCTCACCCGGAATAATCAGCGTGCCTTCGGCCTTGAGCATTTCGTACAAGGTTTGCGACGAAACAGGCAGGTTTTCAAACCAAAGCCACAAGAAAATCGCACCTTCAGGCTTGTGGATTTTCAACGGATACGCGCCCAATTCGCGCTTGAGCAGCGAGACGGCGGTTTGCGCCTGATTACGGTAAAACGGCTGAATCACTTCATCGGCCAGCTGTTTCAGACGGCCGTCGTTTAACAACGGAGCCGCAATCGCCGCGCCGAAACGCGTAGGCGACAGGTTCACAATCGCATTCAAACTGCTGACGGCTTTGACCACTTCCGGCGCGGCGACAATAATGCCGGTACGCACGCCGGGCAGTCCGATTTTAGACAAGCTGAAGCAGAGGATGATGTTTTCGTGCCAATTGAGCGTCACATCGCTGTAAATAATATTCGGGAACGGCATTCCGTAAGCGTTGTCGATAATCAGCGGAATCCCGTGTTCCTGCGCCAAAGCGTCCAAACGCTCCATCTCGCCGTCAGTCAGCACATTGCCGGTCGGATTGGTCGGGCGCGAACAGCAAATCGCACCGATTTTGCCCTCTTTCAATTCAGGCAGGCTCTCCAACGCGTCAAAATCCACGTGGTATTTGAAAAATCCCGCTTCGCCTTCGTGTTCGACATTTTCGATTTTCGGTTTTACCGAAATAAAATGCTGCCCTTCGACATGCACGTCGGCATAACCGATATATTCAGGCGCAAGCGGCAACAAAATGGCTTTTTCAGCCGTTTGGCCGTCTGAAAGATTGAATTTGCCGCCGAACAGGTTGAACAAATAGAAAAACGCGTTTTGCGAACCATTGGTCAGCGCGATATTGTCCGCCTTCAGATTCCAGCCGTATTCACGGTTGAGAAACTCAGTCAAAGCCGCAATTAGCGCCGCATCGCCCTGCGGATTGGAATAATTGCCGATATTCTCAACAGCGTGTTCCGCCGCCAGCTTGGAAAACACATCGGCGAACACCGCATTGACTTCAGCAATCCTCGCCGGATTGCCGCCGCCAAGCATATTGACGGGCTTGTCGCTTTTGAGCGCGTCGCCCAAATCGTCCATCAACTGCAAAATACCGCTGTGTTGTGTGAATTTTTCGCCGAATGCTGAAAACTGCATGGAAACTCCGTTACTGTGTGTGTGGAAACAATAAACCGCTATTATAAGAACAAAGGCCGTCTGAAAACCAGTTATCCTGATTTTTCAGACGGCCTTTAGTTTCTCGGCTATCTATGCTGAATAACCCGATAGCCATTTTCTACGTTTTTACCTGTCTTGGCACAAAGTTCATCGCCGCATCGCACAATATTGGCTCGATTGATGCGACCGACCATATCCGCATCCTGTCGTTTTTGATCAATCAACATGACATAGAAAAAAGATAATGCCAATCCTCCAATAACCAATGTTGCCATTGCAAGCGAAATAACCCATACCAAACGTGAAGAAATCTTCTGATTTTCTTCATTTACCTTATTCAAGTATACATTGAATTCACGTACTTGATCAGCCATTTGGTTGCGTGCCTTTTCCATATCTCGCACATAACCAGCCACAGAATTTGACATTTCTTTCGTCACTTCCGCACGTACCATCTCTGTGATCATCTTGCGTTGATCGTAAAGTGATTTATCCAATTTATCCTCAAGATTTTGGACAATCTGATGAGCACTTTGCCTAAACTGTACCATTACCTCGGCGGTTTCAAGCAAAAGATTATGTGCCTGTTCAAGTTCGTTATTATTCATGCGTAACTATCTATTTAAAGAATATGGGAAAAAACGTGCTATCAGCACTCTTCAAATTTGGGAATAATTTAACCAAACGAACGACCGCCAGAGCTGCGCTCTTCTTGAACTTGTGGAGTATTTTGAGCAACTTCTTGAGCCTGATTTTGTTTTAAGGTCTCTCGCAACTCATCTCTAAAATTTGCCACCACATCGGCATTGTTAGCCAATGCTTTGGCTGTGAACGTACCATCTTTGTCATTTTTAAAGCCTTGAATTAAAGCTTGAAGTTTATCGGCTGGCCTGTCATTACCCTCAGAAGATTTGGAATGTTCTTGCTGACGAGTTGGAGCTGTGATTCTTTCGATATTTTCGTCCCGACGTTTTGCATCTGCCGGGTGACTAATTCCATGTGCAGTATTCATACGGAAATTTTTTAAATCTTCCATATCAAGCTGACCATGCACTTTTACAGTTTTATTTCCAGGCAAAGTGACTCCATTGTCTTTTTCTGTTTGTGCAATAAACTTAACAAGAGCATCATTAACTTTTACACCATATTGATTGCCAATATCTGCAATAAAGACCTTTGCCTGCATGCTGTTATTCAAAAATTCTCTATTTACTTTATTTTTAACATTACTAATCTTTTCCTCTACCTTTAAAATTTTATCATCTAAATTTTCATTATAGTTTTCATTAATTAATTTTATTCCTGTAGGGGATGATAGCGCAGCATCCAATTTGGGCTTGATTTGCTTGTAGAATGCTTTATCTTCATCACTCATTCCCTTAATTACTATCTCTCCTTTCTTATTCTTGACATCATTAAATGGTTTGTATATCCGATGAAGCTGCGTCATCTCAGATTCTGATAAAAAAGAATTTCCTGCATTATCTTTGGCATGATGAAGTATTTTTTCTAATAACTTTTGGCCATCTTTATTAGATCCCACATCAAATTGATTTCCACCAAAGCTTGGACCACTAGAACCATGTACAGCATCAGACATTTCATATGCACCATACCCCCCATGCAATTCATTTACCATCATAGCTTGATGTAGATAATATTTAAAACCATCTTTAGGGGTTAAATGATCGCCACCGGTAAAACGAAGGCCATGATTCGCTTTCTTTGCCATACTTTATTCCTTTCTTAAAACAAATTAGAAGCGCTCCAATGCTTTCAAATGAGCTTGCGATTGCTCAATTCGGCATTGAAGAATATACCAATCAGATGCAGATTTTAGATCTGTATTATTTGTAGGATCAGAACAAAGTTGTTCTCTATATGCATTCCAAGTTTTACGTACTTTAATAAAATAAGAGGAAGGCAAAGCATGTAGAGCCATATCTTTTTGTTTTACTCGTCGGTATATCATCTTATATTTTTCATCAATTTTTTTTTCTAAACGGCTATCCCAAACATCCAAGCAATCATAACTAACATTTTCAATATTTTCTAATGCACTTTTAGGACAGACTTCTTTTTTATGCTCTATATTTTCCTGTGCAAAACATGAACCTGCCCCTAATAGGCAAACAGAAAGAAATAATGCTTTTTTCATTTTTTTTAAATTCCTTAAATTTGTAATAAATTACCCTATTTCATATAGCGATATTGATCGAATTTATCATTCATAATATTTTACCTATTTTCAATAAAATGCCATTTACCATTACGCCAGCAATAATGATCCTGGGAGTATTCCATTGAATTTTTCCGATAATCAACGTAAATACAGTTTTTTCCGCTAGCATGAATTTCGCCAAGCTGGGTAATATCTTTAGTTTCTTCAAATTGTTTAGTTTCAGGATTGAACATATAAAGTTCATTACCATTAATTGCTGACGCTGCAACAGGAAAACCCTTTAAAATAATATCAGGGTATCCATCATTATTTAAGTCTTGTATTTGAATCAAATGATCTGCAGTTAGAGGGGGATGTGACATACTTTCAATAATTTGTATTTTTTTAGTTTTTTTATTTGTAATGACAGCCTGATAATCCATATCAGAAAGTGGTTTTATCTTAATTTCAAAAGAAAAATTTGCTACTGGTGGATAAACACTTTCTTTTCCAACTACGTTTCCACTTTGCACGGCGCACGCAGTAGAAAATAAAGAAAGTGCAATAAAAGGAATTGTGAATAGTTTTTTATATTGCATTGCTCCTCCTTGAAAAATTTGGATTTTTTTCAAATTGCATCATAACCTTAAATTAATATATAAATCAAATATTTTTATCAAAATTTTCTAATGTTTTTATATGAAATAATTTCTGCTCCACATCACAAACAAGCTCTTTTGTATCATAAGAATTTTTTAACCCACCGGTAATATCACTTAATGGATTAAAACAAGCTTCATCTTCATAAGCAGAATATGTTTTTCTTAATTCAGAAAAATAATTTGAAGGAAATTTTTCAACTAATTTATTTTTTTTATTTTTAATTTGCAATTCTTTATATCTTTTATTTATTGCACTATCTAAACTAAGAGATAAACTATACAAACATTCATTTCCAATTTTATGTAACTGATCATACTTTTCCACATTGCATAGAGTATATATTTTCTCATCGATTGACTTCTTAATAGTATCTTTAAAAACAGAAAGTGTTGAAAAATCCTGAGCAAAACAAGAACCAGTTCCTAACAGGCAAATAGAAAGAAATAATACTTTTTTCATGTCAAACTCCTTAAATTTGTAATGACTTAGCCCATTATAGCAATACCCATTTTTAAAACTCATAAATTTACATTTTATTGATTACAATATTCTAGCACCATTTTGAAAACTTAGTACTAATAAATAATTATTAATCAGATTTCAAAGATAAAATTTAAAAAAAACAACCGTTCTTTTATTATGCTTCTATAAATTTCATAGAATAGATGATTTTAATCCTTTCTATTTTTTCAAACATCCTTTAATACGAAAAAAGGTATATGCAAGCTCCCACAACTCGTCATTTAAAACAATAAAAACAGCAAGTTAAAATATACTATATAATTATTCTCAAAATAAAAAACAGGCCGTCTGAAAACCAGTGATCCTGATTTTTCAGACGGCCTTTACTATCCAATCTTTCCTTTAACGGCCAAAATTCTCGCGACGTTCGCGCCAGTCTTGGCGGATGGATCCGCTTTTGCCGACAGGGGTGTCTTGTTCGACTTCCCAAATAAAATTCGTTCCGCCGCCAATCGGGTGCGAACCGCGCAAGCCGATGTGGCTGCCTTGGTCGGCAACGGCGGTTCGGCTGTATGTTTGGCCGCCGAAACGGGTTTGCGAGGTTTCGATGCCGCTTTTGATGCTGCCGTAAAGCTGTACGTCGGCATGTGCGGCAAGTGTGGCGGTGGAAAGCGCGGCAGTGAGGAGAAGTTTCAAGTTCATGGTTTATCCTTTTTTGGAGAGGAATTGTGTGACGATTGTATCGGCCTTGTGCGTAAACAAGTTACAATTCTTGCAAAATCTGACAGGAGTTTTGATGATGCGCTCTTTACGCGCCGCCGCTGTGCAAATGGTGTCGTCCACCGAACCTGAAACCAATATTGCCACCATGAAGCGCCTTGTCCGCGATGCGGCCGAACAAGGGGCGGATTGGGTGCTGCTGCCCGAGTATTGGCCGCTGATGGGCAAAAACGATACGGACAAGCTGGCATTTGCCGAACCTTTGGACGATGGACGCGTTGGCAAAACCTGCCACACCCGTTTTCAGACGGCCTTAAGCGAAACGGCAAGGGAATGCGGCGTGGTGTTGTTTGGCGGTACGGTTCCGTTGCAAAGCCCAAACGCTGACAAGGTGATGAACACGATGCTGGTGTATGACCGCGACGGCAAACGAATCGGGCTTTACCACAAAATGCACCTTTTCGGCTTTTCCGGTTTGGGCGAACGCTACGCCGAAGCCGATACGATACTGGCGGGAAGCGATGTGCCGAAGTTAAGCGTGGACGATGTTCCGCTGGCGGCCGGCGTCTGCTACGATTTGCGCTTTCCTGAGTTTTTCCGCGCCCAGCAGCCGTTTGATGTTTTGCTGTTGCCGGCCGCGTTTACCTACATTACCGGCAAGGCGCATTGGGAATTGCTGCTGCGCGCCCGCGCAGTGGAAAACCAATGCTACGTCATCGCGTCGGCACAAGGCGGACTGCATGAAAGCGGCCGCCGCACATTCGGCCACAGTATGATTATTGATCCTTGGGGCGATGTGTTGGCGACATTGCCGGAAGGCGAAGGCGTGATTTGTGCCGATTTGGATACCGCGCGCCTGCAAAGCGTGCGCACGCGACTGCCTGCCCTGAAACACCGATTACTTTAAACACGCACTATGTCCCAGTTCCAACCCACACGCATTCTCGGCATCGACCCTGGCAGCCGCGTGACCGGCTTCGGCGTGATCGATGTCCACGGCCGCGAACATCATTATGTTGCTTCCGGCTGTATCAAAACGCCAACCGGCGCGTCGCTTTCCGAACGCATTGCCGTGATTGTTCACCATATCGACGAAATCATCCGCCACTATCAACCCCATCAGGCGGCCATCGAGCAAGTGTTCGTCAACGTTAATCCGGCCGCGACGTTAATGCTCGGTCAGGCGCGCGGTGCGGCGATTGCCGCTTTGGTCATGCACGACTTGCCCGTGTTTGAATACACCGCGCTTCAGGTCAAGCAGGCTGTGGTTGGCAAGGGTAAGGCCGCCAAAGAGCAGGTGCAGCATATGGTTGTCCAAATGCTCGCACTTTCAGGCACGCCGCAAGCCGATGCCGCCGACGGACTCGCCGTCGCCCTCACCCACGCCCTGCGCAATCACGGATTGGCTTCGCAACTCAACCCTGACGGCCTGCAGGTCAAGCGCGGCCGTTTCCAATGGTAAGCCGACATTCAGGCCGTCTGAAATCGTGTTCCAGCCCGTTTTCAGACGGCCTTTCGGTTATAATAACCCTTTGCCCACATACAGCGAGCCTTCATGAAAGCCGCCTTCCTTTTTCTCTACCTCATCCGCCTACTGCCTTTTTGCGTGTTGCACAAGATTGCCGACGCGGTCGGCATTCTCGCTTATTACGCAGTCAAACCGCGCCGCAAAGTCGGCGAGGTCAACCTCAAAAAATGCTTTCCCAAGCTGAACGACAGCCAGCGCACCGCCCTGCTCAAACGCCACTTCCAACACATGGCGAAACTGATACTCGAATACGGCCTCTACTGGTACGCACCTGCGGACAAGCTGCGCTCGTTGGTGCGCTATCAAGACAAACACCATCTTGACGAAGCCCTCGCCGCCGGCGAAAAAGTCATCATCCTCTATCCGCACTTTACCGCATTTGAAATGGCGGTTTACACGCTCAATCAGGATGTACCGCTGACCAGCATGTATTCGCACCAAAAAAACAAAGCCCTGGACGAGCAAATCCTGAAAGGCCGCCACCGCTACAATAATGTTTTCCTGATCGGCCGCACAGAAGGCCTGCGCGCCATCATCAAACACCTGCGCAAAAGCGATGCGCCCTTTCTTTATCTGCCCGACCAAGACTTCGGCCGCAACGATTCCATTTTCGTCAATTTCTTCGGCATTCAGACGGCCACAATTACCGGACTCAGCCGTATCGCCAGCATGACCAAAGCCAAAATCATTCCCGCCATTCCCACGCGTGAAGCCGACAATACCGTAACCCTGCGCTTCTATCCGGCTTGGGACAATTTCCCGACCGAAAATGTCGAAGCCGACACCCAGCGCATGAACGACTTCATCGAAGAGCGGGTACGCGAGCATCCCGAACAATATTTCTGGCTGCACAAACGCTTCAAAACCCGTCCCGAAGGCGAAAATAGCTTTTATTGACTACATTAAATTACAATTTAAATATGCAAAAAGCGGCAAAATCCTTCTTTCGCCGCTTTTTTCATTTTAATCGAATCAAACCAAAATTCATGTTTGATTCTAAACAATCAAATAATATTCCGCTTTAAATGCTTTAAAAACAACTTTTTCATCGCGATTGAAACTTTCAAACAACCCTATATTTTTTCTCAAATGGAAAACATCGGGACCAGTACACTCTTTTCATTTACATATTAAATTTAATTTCTTTTAAAAACAACATATTGTAAAATAGTTCATCTGAAAAAATACATTTTAATCATTCAAAATATGAAATAAAATTAAATTAAAATTTAAAAAAATAAAATAAATATCTAACTTTTAAATAATTATGAAATATAATTGTAAAAATATGACAAAAGCTGAAATTTATACTGAAACAGACCTTCAGAAAAAAATACTTGGCAAACTGTAAAAATTCGCGTAAATTTCACTACATCAAATTACAAAACGTTCAGACGGCCTCGCCGGTTTTAGATACTTTTGTAAGCAGTTTTCTGATATTGCAAGAAATTGCGGTATTTTAGAGGATTTCGGTGCAATGCCCGAAATGAAAGTTTACTGATGCAGAGTTGAGCTGCATCTGTAAAGCCGCAGGTGAAAGCCTGTATTGTTTGTGAAGCGTAAATCTCTGATTTGAGGTATTGGGGCAATCCTGTGGGGGATTGCCTCTTTTTTTATCTGCGCCGTCATGCCACAATGACATCATCCCTTATCCAACCCGATCACGCCATGACTCCGATACTCGCCTTCGACATTGAAACCATTCCCGACGTACACGGCATCCGCCAGCTTTACGATTTGCCAGCCGATTTGCCCGACAACGAAGTCGTCCTGTTTGCCCAACAGCAACGCCGCGCCAAAACCGGCAGCGACTTTATGCAACACCATCTGCACCAAGTCGTCGCCATCTCCTGCTGTATGCGCTGGGGGCAAGACAAAATCCGCGTCAGCACCATCGGCGATCCCGAAGACAGCGAAGAAGTCATGATTGCCAAGTTCTTCGAGGTCATCGAAAACTATACGCCGCAACTCGTCAGCTGGAACGGCGGCGGTTTCGACCTGCCCGTCCTCCACTACCGCGCCCTAATACATGGCATCAGCGCCGCCCG
Above is a genomic segment from Neisseria subflava containing:
- a CDS encoding acyltransferase family protein encodes the protein MSTTLKYRPDLDGIRALAVLAVIIFHIDAAWLPGGFLGVDMFFVLSGYLITTIISREMQNGSFSFLEFYKRRAKRILPVFSCVLLCTSLAAAIFFLSFDLRQYVKSAVFALLFSANLFFARRGGYFDADAAEKPLQHIWSLSLEEQFYFVFPVLLIAFFRFSKGRNIRQFILLLIVLSLLSVFLPTFGMDPYFLPYVRAYELLIGALFAFISPSQNNDRFSTPVVGWAMMAVIAAMLLLPYGVLPGEGNIERLLCCTAVGGLIYSGKTLQTQSGFNTAKLLSLKPIVFIGLISYSLYLWHWVVLAVMRYVYMDNALPMSAIVLAVVLMSGLSVLSYYFVETPARRIKNFTTQKFIGVIAAYFALLIPAAGYLLTAKPAAYEANLYTVDESKICADTLTKTDCAVGAENQSSKVLLMGDSHAAHLTPFIDMVGKQEGFAADVISSNSCGVAFGFVLPHSDRRADRCNPYNRFIAQKVENYPVIFISQRWFLHTDKPGFTDYFGKMLDTLIQQGKQVYVFADTPMNAQLPLRHYYLKQRLGLDMQYVSEHKKAEIARSAEADKTIENIVKQRPAVHWVNIMGPIPADKTIDGLPIYFDTNHLNTHGATKLAEKFIQDKQILLK
- the ruvC gene encoding crossover junction endodeoxyribonuclease RuvC — protein: MSQFQPTRILGIDPGSRVTGFGVIDVHGREHHYVASGCIKTPTGASLSERIAVIVHHIDEIIRHYQPHQAAIEQVFVNVNPAATLMLGQARGAAIAALVMHDLPVFEYTALQVKQAVVGKGKAAKEQVQHMVVQMLALSGTPQADAADGLAVALTHALRNHGLASQLNPDGLQVKRGRFQW
- a CDS encoding lytic enzyme, with product MNNNELEQAHNLLLETAEVMVQFRQSAHQIVQNLEDKLDKSLYDQRKMITEMVRAEVTKEMSNSVAGYVRDMEKARNQMADQVREFNVYLNKVNEENQKISSRLVWVISLAMATLVIGGLALSFFYVMLIDQKRQDADMVGRINRANIVRCGDELCAKTGKNVENGYRVIQHR
- a CDS encoding iron ABC transporter ATP-binding protein; the encoded protein is MITIRNVSHTIGSNPILNDVSLDIPEGGITALIGPNGAGKSTLLSFMARLQPLVHGDISYAGKDIKTTPTAELARTLSILTQENSIMSRITVRDLLMFGRYPYHQGRPSENDKTIVEEALAEFHLQDFADRYLTELSGGQRQRAMIAMVFCQRTDYVLLDEPLNNLDMYHARSLMQILRRLTDEHKRTTVVVLHDINQAAAYADYVVAMKNGQVAMQGKPNDIFTAENIKTLFDMDVNVLDYEGKKLVIHHI
- a CDS encoding porin, with translation MNLKLLLTAALSTATLAAHADVQLYGSIKSGIETSQTRFGGQTYSRTAVADQGSHIGLRGSHPIGGGTNFIWEVEQDTPVGKSGSIRQDWRERRENFGR
- a CDS encoding carbon-nitrogen hydrolase family protein, giving the protein MMRSLRAAAVQMVSSTEPETNIATMKRLVRDAAEQGADWVLLPEYWPLMGKNDTDKLAFAEPLDDGRVGKTCHTRFQTALSETARECGVVLFGGTVPLQSPNADKVMNTMLVYDRDGKRIGLYHKMHLFGFSGLGERYAEADTILAGSDVPKLSVDDVPLAAGVCYDLRFPEFFRAQQPFDVLLLPAAFTYITGKAHWELLLRARAVENQCYVIASAQGGLHESGRRTFGHSMIIDPWGDVLATLPEGEGVICADLDTARLQSVRTRLPALKHRLL
- a CDS encoding XAC2610-related protein, whose amino-acid sequence is MQYKKLFTIPFIALSLFSTACAVQSGNVVGKESVYPPVANFSFEIKIKPLSDMDYQAVITNKKTKKIQIIESMSHPPLTADHLIQIQDLNNDGYPDIILKGFPVAASAINGNELYMFNPETKQFEETKDITQLGEIHASGKNCIYVDYRKNSMEYSQDHYCWRNGKWHFIENR
- a CDS encoding lipid A biosynthesis lauroyl acyltransferase; this translates as MQRAFMKAAFLFLYLIRLLPFCVLHKIADAVGILAYYAVKPRRKVGEVNLKKCFPKLNDSQRTALLKRHFQHMAKLILEYGLYWYAPADKLRSLVRYQDKHHLDEALAAGEKVIILYPHFTAFEMAVYTLNQDVPLTSMYSHQKNKALDEQILKGRHRYNNVFLIGRTEGLRAIIKHLRKSDAPFLYLPDQDFGRNDSIFVNFFGIQTATITGLSRIASMTKAKIIPAIPTREADNTVTLRFYPAWDNFPTENVEADTQRMNDFIEERVREHPEQYFWLHKRFKTRPEGENSFY
- a CDS encoding FmdE family protein; this translates as MTQERLPSFFDDAPTITVQDALADFLGAAENGILTYRYADAVRLCGHSCPTVAGAYLMVVKGLKALYGAELPQRGDIEAFMQGERDEGTTGVTASVVQLLTGAAPETGFGGVGPAGRFARRHLLSFGAGEIDGTLALRRRDTGKAVAVNLNAALQPFAPQMRDIMPKAVSGSASADELKQFGELWQERVRAFLIDQADNPEFVTVSEI
- a CDS encoding valine--pyruvate transaminase; translation: MQFSAFGEKFTQHSGILQLMDDLGDALKSDKPVNMLGGGNPARIAEVNAVFADVFSKLAAEHAVENIGNYSNPQGDAALIAALTEFLNREYGWNLKADNIALTNGSQNAFFYLFNLFGGKFNLSDGQTAEKAILLPLAPEYIGYADVHVEGQHFISVKPKIENVEHEGEAGFFKYHVDFDALESLPELKEGKIGAICCSRPTNPTGNVLTDGEMERLDALAQEHGIPLIIDNAYGMPFPNIIYSDVTLNWHENIILCFSLSKIGLPGVRTGIIVAAPEVVKAVSSLNAIVNLSPTRFGAAIAAPLLNDGRLKQLADEVIQPFYRNQAQTAVSLLKRELGAYPLKIHKPEGAIFLWLWFENLPVSSQTLYEMLKAEGTLIIPGEHFFVGIDRQDYPHASECIRMSIAQDAETLEKGIAAIGRVVRGLYDKK